Genomic window (Marasmius oreades isolate 03SP1 chromosome 3, whole genome shotgun sequence):
GGTCCAATATAATGGGATTCTCCATAATCGTTCCAAGTCACGATCTCCGCAAAGTTAGGCTTGAGAGCCAGAATCTCCAACCATCTTTGATAAATAAGCAGTTCACTCGGGAAAACCCAGTTCTTGCTGAATGGCACTTCGCCACCGAAATGAGTGGCtaaaagagaaaagagtTAGAATACAAAAAAATGCAGCAAAATCCGAGCATCGTGCGAAAACATACAAAACCAGGGAGAGACagcttgaaatcaaatattcAGGATTCGCGTTCGTACGCGCAAGGAAGACAGGAAACGTACGAGCCATGTAAGATTTTCCTGCAAGGAGCGACTGGAACTGCTTATCGCCGTCGTCAACCGTGACTAGTTTTCCGCCACTGGGAGCCTTGTTGAGACCGTTGCTTGGCCAGCCCTGGAAATTGAAGGCTCCATCAAGGGGTGTAAAGTCAGACTGTCCAGGGTGGAAGTTGGGTACGAAAAATATATCGCCTCCCGAGGCAGCTCGGATAGCATTGACGTTGAGACCATCTCCTATGAAGCTGGAAACAAAGGTTTTGCCTCCGGCCACCTTCAACTGAGCAGGTTTGGAAGCAAATTGTGCGATAAGCGCCCCGATTGCCGCCTCGTCTCCAGGCTTGAAGAAGCTGCAATCGAAGGAAATGAAAGCTTTCATGCCGTTGGCTGCCGCAGAATCGTATGCAAAGCCGAGTTGAACCTCTGGTTTATCGTTGCCGATATTTAGTGCGAATGCGTCAAACCCGATGGCCTTTGCGCGTTTCATATCATCGTCGTAGTCTGCAGCACTAGCCCTGTTTCCGGTGATACCAACCTGACAGGCGAGTTGGGTTATTCATGAAGGTATATAGTAGAAAATCTTAGGAATACTCACGATGAAATGAGCGAAGACCAGTTTCGAGTCCGCAGTCTGCCTGGACGCCAACTCGCGATTGTGAGAGTAGGGAATGACATATCCTAATGAGGAACTAGCTGTAATGGTGCAGAAAAGGAGAAAATGAACAAGACCGTGCATGTTCGAATAAACCGTCGCTAACTTTTTCTCGTTTGATTCTCCTCTATATATGAACCGTGGCGAACGCAACAGCCATCCATCATATCCTGATGAGATTGTGCTTTTTTGATGACACAAACTGGCGGCTGAGTATTGAATACACGTGCGGCTATCGATATTGACCTATTTTGGACTCTCCCAGGACATGTAATCTGTGTCTGTTCAAATATGAAACATGAGGAGGAAGTGAATGCCACAATTGAACACCACTCGAGGAACCCTCCGGAGAAGTCCAATGCACTGTGCAAAGAGTGTCAGACTGACCTCGAAGAtgcaaatggaaggaagatttGAAGATTCCCTACTTACCATAAAAAAGCTCCCCCCCCAATTTCAGAGAAAGATGAGTTCTGGCGATGTCACCTGGTAAGGAACCTGAGGCGTGAACATTGATGCAGATGAAACGCGATGAACAGATACCAAGAGCGGGTTCTCACACGTCCATCTCTTGTTCTTATAGAGAATGTGTGTAGAACTTTTGTTGAGCAGAATACAAATAGAAATATGTGATGGCTAGGCTTGTAGGGCGGTGCCCATTTATGTAACGAGTCATCAATGAAAGAAGCTTTGACCAATTTGAAAGTGAGTGTAGTGTCCAGCGAGCGGAGAGGCGAGTATCTGAGACTGAGAGGCTGGGCGAGCACTGCAAAACTTTGCACTGGACACGTCAGTTTTAAGTTGGTGCTGACAGGAACAGAAACGGTAGCATGTGAACTCTATGTTATCGAGCATCGTCGCAAAGTCCTCTCACTAGACCGCTTTCCAATGACTCGCCACGGTCGAATGACGGTCTCATGTACAATATCTGACTCGTGAAATGCCATGAGGGGTATTGGAGTTGCGAGTACGacctcgaatcagactgacacTAAAGGGATGCACCTAATTGATATGCTACGGTGTTCTCCGTCGTTCTCCGTCAACACTGAAGCGCATTGAGGTCTGCGCGCACAAGTCTACCCTGGATTCGAGGGCACAACTTCATGTCTGGATAGTACACGGCGATAGCGATAACCAAGGGTGCGGGATGGAATGGATGTTTCTTGCAACTGAACTGTGCTCTTCTCAGGGGTGGAGAAAGTAGGGTGCGTGTCGATGCGAGCCAGAAGGAAGACCTGGTGGGGTTGGGCTAGCTGTGAACATCCAAGTCGAAGGCGTTGGTGAAGAATAATTAAAACGGAGACGAGGTTCGCATCGTTAAATGTACAGGACCAGTAATCACGAATGTCCAACAGTTCTGCCAATATAGTCGAATGATTAGAGCAGGATGCACAGTTCATATGTCGAAGATGACGACAGAGGATCGATAAAGACTTTGGGAGTGGGTTGAGCCAACGAGACTACTAAACTCCTAACAACATTACAACTTGG
Coding sequences:
- a CDS encoding uncharacterized protein (CAZy:GH71) → MHGLVHFLLFCTITASSSLGYVIPYSHNRELASRQTADSKLVFAHFIVGITGNRASAADYDDDMKRAKAIGFDAFALNIGNDKPEVQLGFAYDSAAANGMKAFISFDCSFFKPGDEAAIGALIAQFASKPAQLKVAGGKTFVSSFIGDGLNVNAIRAASGGDIFFVPNFHPGQSDFTPLDGAFNFQGWPSNGLNKAPSGGKLVTVDDGDKQFQSLLAGKSYMAPVSPWFSTHFGGEVPFSKNWVFPSELLIYQRWLEILALKPNFAEIVTWNDYGESHYIGPLASKHTDDGASKWANDMPHNGWSDLSKPFIAAYKAGESTPDKFIDEEKIVYWYRITPKGIDCDSTDTTFGPGNNATGDFFNGRPNGFDTLSDNVFVVSLLKAPGTVTVNSGGTLYTFDAPAGASAFSAPFKVGAQAFALNRDGKEVMAATSLKSIQDTCPCGIYNFNAYVGTVPEGPRDTLQPGDALANLKTGLKVACDAVPSLPATPPPTAAPTATSTVTAAPTLPPI